One genomic segment of Myripristis murdjan chromosome 20, fMyrMur1.1, whole genome shotgun sequence includes these proteins:
- the LOC115379218 gene encoding LOW QUALITY PROTEIN: highly reducing polyketide synthase PKS6-like (The sequence of the model RefSeq protein was modified relative to this genomic sequence to represent the inferred CDS: inserted 1 base in 1 codon; substituted 1 base at 1 genomic stop codon) — protein sequence MEDAEDGIAVVGIGCNFPGGEGLDNFWDVLVNGRNCSVPIPKERFDLASWYDPDDNKAGKSRTAKAAVIEGFNEFDHKFFGISDSEVEQMDPQKKQLLQCVYRALENAGIPMEKASGTRTGVFFGLMNRDYEQSAAHVHPNVINHWTGTGLAMSIAANRVSYIFNFTGPSMSIDCACSSSLVALHLACQAIKQGDCEMALCGGVSCIIEPRVFVALSKAKMISPEGTSKPFSSRADGYGRGEGCGVVLLKPLKKAIHDRDHVWGIVSKTAVNQDGHTVSPITKPSMVQQEELLRSIYSKSDLSNVQYIEAHGTGTPVGDPTEAASISNVIAKARPPGSETLRIGSVKSNIGHTESAAGVAGLIKVLLMMKHETIVPSVFYSDDSASVDAKTLNIKVPTKPEKWQASTDRIAGVNNFGFGGTNAHAIVKQHKQPYLLQKSKRKDRKCFVLSANSPKSLTLMMEDTIKQLDVNSKVDVDALVYTSACRRSHLKHKYRKAIMISSAIDLKEQLKSALSKKLVPSHSDPRLVFFFCGNGVTYHGMCKQLLKHEAVFRDKIKEIGELFQRLSKLNILDTLESETESSDFTKPDVVQPLLFAIQVGIATLLKHWGVKPGAILGHSVGEVAAAHCSGLLSLEDAVKVIYNRSTLQSKVTGGKMLVISNMAVSEVVDLLPRYSDMVCIAAFNSPQSCTLSGDVDAIKSLHEKLSTSTKGQNLFLRILDVPAAYHSHMMDPIMSETRENIGFLQRNVLEAELFSTVTGKEVEQPDFCTGDYWARNIREPVSFEQAVRSAAKGKKNVVFVEIGPRRALQRNIMETLGNDIPVLASVHPEKDHETALAIVSKLFELGVQVDWNCFYKGFETMSLPVPRYQFDCSERNVIIGAAQKSTAGNHPVLCQTDSETNVFSCDLLSDCSSYLTQHKHNGTPIIPGAFYAELGLAAFMARAKPKVPLSSLQLSPFVHLXLTQNAPEMKVKLEQAGNETTFKVFSPSAVYASGTVVSKRERLIEEQSISLSSIYKRCQSVVSSEEFYEFLSQGGFQYGTVFTNKGDVHYGEELMEAFSAVSVPEELLELKNVLIKYLAPAFPGTWVHNTISVSGGTITGCCLVNRAVMGWSSVGPTTITLWQQANALGPSVQETGDGFSSSLAGPGSLKAAGPAPAVGNPGGYALVVHTASKWGAPAHPSEGVQMAVGGDQKNYELAQHCHIQTINVTTVLQKGSLIAQRPYIHDWLKSLDLNRNFALESFTFQNVESENNNTVALSRSDSYFSSKKLPVVALERDVEGKLSDIPLMPRKKQLFQKRAVYIVTGGLSGLGFETVKFISQRGGGYVVILSRSRPTPDVQKKIDNVVKQCGTCITSMECDVSVSELVCQTISAIGXKFPGCPIRGVFHSAVVLNDGLIETLDKSFFEKVLKPKVNGALNLHHSTQHCQLDYFVCYSSISAFLGNASQTNYAAANTFLDTFCQYRRKLGLPGQSINWGALNLGLLLENKHLQRFLEAKGMMVLNVAEIHKSLEQCLLINRPQQAVCRFHFKNIRYNIISQNAALTIRLSPLVEEFFQKSNEMNSQIKETESTIGTDKSELHDELPLSSLGIDSMQAMTLQNLIFQERGVIVLLVKLLDPNATLSTLIAMLSEEATSVISRQSILIEDIAVSTRL from the exons ATGGAGGACGCTGAGGATGGCATCGCTGTTGTGGGGATAGGATGCAATTTTCCAGGGG GAGAAGGTCTTGATAATTTTTGGGATGTTCTGGTGAATGGGAGGAACTGTTCTGTGCCAATTCCCAAGGAAAGGTTTGACCTGGCCAGCTGGTATGATCCCGATGACAATAAAGCGGGTAAATCCCGCACAGCCAAGGCTGCTGTCATTGAAGG aTTCAATGAGTTCGACCACAAGTTCTTTGGCATCAGTGACAGCGAAGTGGAACAAATGGACCCTCAAAAAAAGCAActtcttcagtgtgtgtacCGGGCTTTAGAGAATGCTGGAATCCCTATGGAGAAGGCCAGTGGGACAAGGACAGGAGTGTTCTTTG GcctgatgaacagagattatgAGCAATCTGCTGCACATGTGCACCCAAATGTTATCAACCACTGGACTGGCACAGGACTAGCCATGAGTATAGCAGCAAACCGAGTCTCCTACATCTTCAACTTCACTGGTCCCTCAATGTCTATAGACTGTGCCTGCTCATCATCACTTGTGGCTCTTCATCTTGCTTGCCAAGCCATTAAACAGG GAGACTGTGAGATGGCGCTCTGTGGAGGTGTCAGCTGTATCATAGAGCCAAGAGTGTTTGTTGCTCTCAGCAAGGCGAAGATGATTTCACCTGAAGGAACCAGCAAGCCTTTCTCCAGCAGAGCAGACGGCTATGGCAGAGGAGAGGGCTGCGGGGTAGTTCTGCTGAAACCACTGAAAAAG GCTATACACGACCGTGACCATGTATGGGGAATTGTCAGCAAAACTGCAGTCAACCAAGATGGTCACACAGTCTCTCCAATCACCAAGCCCTCCATGGTTCAACAAGAGGAGCTCCTGCGCAGCATCTACTCGAAGTCTGATCTTTCAAATGTCCAGTACATAGAGGCGCATGGGACTGGAACCCCAGTTGGAGACCCAACAGAGGCAGCAAGCATCTCCAACGTCATTGCTAAAGCCAGACCTCCAGGTTCAGAGACACTCCGTATTGGGTCTGTGAAAAGCAACATTGGACACACAGAATCTGCAGCTGGAGTGGCAGGGCTCATTAAGGTACTCTTAATGATGAAGCACGAAACCATTGTCCCCTCTGTTTTCTATTCTGATGACAGCGCCAGTGTAGATGCCAAAACCCTAAATATAAAAGTCCCGACCAAACCAGAGAAGTGGCAAGCCTCTACTGACAGAATAGCTGGAGTGAACAACTTTGGCTTTGGGGGAACAAATGCACATGCCATTGTCAAACAGCATAAACAGCCTTACCTTCTGCAAAAGAGTAAAAGGAAAGATAGGaagtgttttgtcttgtctgcaAATTCACCAAAATCTCTCACTTTGATGATGGAAGATACCATTAAACAGCTAGACGTAAACAGCAAAGTTGATGTAGATGCTCTGGTGTACACATCAGCTTGCAGGAGGAGTCAtctaaaacacaaatacagaaagGCCATCATGATTTCATCTGCAATTGATCTTAAAGAACAGTTGAAATCTGCCCTGAGTAAGAAACTTGTCCCCTCCCACTCAGACCCAAGAttagtgtttttcttctgtgggAATGGTGTCACGTACCATGGTATGTGTAAACAGCTATTAAAACACGAGGCTGTATTCAGAGATAAGATCAAAGAGATTGGAGAACTTTTCCAAAGGTTGAGCAAACTGAACATCTTGGACACACTGGAGAGTGAGACTGAAAGTAGTGACTTTACAAAACCAGATGTTGTCCAGCCCCTCCTCTTTGCCATTCAGGTTGGTATTGCCACGCTCCTCAAGCACTGGGGCGTCAAGCCAGGTGCGATACTTGGGCACTCTGTTGGAGAGGTTGCAGCCGCCCATTGCTCTGGTCTTTTGTCTCTTGAGGATGCAGTAAAAGTAATCTACAACCGCAGTACTCTTCAGAGCAAGGTCACAGGAGGGAAGATGCTTGTGATCAGCAACATGGCTGTGTCAGAGGTTGTTGATCTTCTCCCTCGTTACTCTGATATGGTTTGTATTGCTGCTTTCAACAGCCCCCAGTCCTGCACCCTCTCAGGAGATGTTGATGCAATAAAAAGTCTGCATGAAAAGCTCAGCACTTCAACCAAGGGACAGAATCTGTTCCTTCGCATACTGGATGTCCCTGCTGCTTACCACAGCCACATGATGGACCCAATTATGTCTGAAACACGGGAGAATATTGGCTTCTTGCAGAGGAATGTCCTTGAGGCTGAGTTGTTTTCTACAGTGACAGGCAAGGAGGTAGAACAGCCTGATTTTTGCACAGGAGACTACTGGGCCAGAAACATTCGTGAACCGGTATCTTTTGAGCAGGCAGTGAGGTCAGCAGctaaagggaagaaaaatgttgtttttgtggagATAGGACCAAGAAGGGCCCTCCAAAGGAACATCATGGAAACTCTGGGAAATGACATACCTGTTCTTGCCTCAGTGCACCCAGAGAAAGATCACGAAACAGCATTGGCCATTGTGTCTAAGCTGTTTGAGCTAGGGGTTCAGGTGGATTGGAACTGCTTCTACAAAGGATTTGAGACAATGTCCTTGCCCGTCCCAAGATACCAGTTTGATTGCTCTGAGAGAAATGTTATCATTGGGGCAGCACAGAAAAGCACAGCAGGTAATCATCCTGTGCTCTGTCAGACTGACAGTGAAACCAACGTTTTCAGCTGTGATTTGTTGTCTGATTGTTCATCATATCTTACACAGCATAAACACAATGGTACACCAATTATCCCTGGAGCCTTCTATGCTGAGTTGGGTTTAGCCGCATTCATGGCTCGTGCCAAACCAAAGGTACCTCTCAGTTCACTTCAGCTCAGTCCATTTGTCCATT TTTTGACCCAGAACGCCCctgaaatgaaagtaaaactaGAGCAAGCAGGGAATGAGACTACTTTCAAAGTGTTTTCCCCATCAGCAGTCTATGCATCAGGCACAGTCGTTTCCAAGAGGGAGAGACTAATAGAGGAACAAAGTATTTCGTTAAGCTCCATCTACAAAAGATGCCAATCTGTAGTGAGCTCTGAGGAGTTCTATGAATTTCTGTCTCAAGGTGGCTTTCAGTATGGGACTGTTTTCACAAATAAGGGGGATGTACACTATGGGGAAGAACTAATGGAGGCTTTTTCAGCTGTCAGTGTTCCAGAAGAATTACTTGAGCTTAAGAATGTGCTAATCAAGTACCTTG CTCCAGCATTTCCAGGAACCTGGGTCCACAATACCATCTCCGTCTCTGGGGGCACCATAACTGGCTGTTGCTTGGTCAACCGGGCTGTGATGGGCTGGTCCTCTGTAGGGCCCACCACCATTACCCTCTGGCAGCAGGCAAATGCTCTGGGACCCAGTGTCCAGGAGACAGGGGATGGTTTTTCCTCCAGCT TGGCCGGACCTGGGAGTTTAAAGGCTGCTGGGCCTGCTCCCGCTGTGGGCAATCCCGGCGGATATGCCCTGGTTGTCCACACTGCAAGCAAATGGGGCGCCCCTGCTCATCCCAGCGAGGGTGTGCAAATGGCCGTCGGGGGCGACCAGAAG aactatgaacttgcacaacactgtcACATACAGACCATAAACGTGACAACTGTTTTGCAAAAGGGATCCCTGATTGCACAGAGGCCATACATTCATGACTGGCTCAAGTCCTTGGACTTGAACAGGAATTTTGCTCTTGAGAGTTTTACCTTTCAGAATGTGGaatctgaaaacaacaacaccgtTGCTTTAAGCAGATCAGATTCATACTTCAGCTCAAAGAAACTGCCAGTTGTGGCGCTGGAAAGAGATGTTGAGGGCAAATTATCTGACATTCCACTgatgccaagaaaaaaacagctttttcaaaAGAGAGCTGTGTACATTGTGACAGGTGGTCTTTCTGGGCTGGGCTTTGAAACAGTAAAGTTCATTTCTCAAAGAGGAGGGGGGTATGTTGTCATACTCTCCAGAAGCAGACCTACACCAGATGTGCAAAAAAAGATAGACAATGTGGTTAAACAGTGTGGGACATGCATCACTAGCATGGAGTGTGATGTCTCTGTGTCTGAGCTTGTGTGCCAGACCATCAGTGCCATTGGCTAGAAATTCCCTGGTTGTCCTATCAGAGGAGTGTTTCACAGTGCAGTCGTCTTGAATGACGGGCTGATTGAGACCCTTGACAAATCTTTCTTTGAGAAAGTTCTCAAACCTAAGGTGAACGGTGCTCTGAATCTGCATCATTCAACACAGCACTGTCAGTTAGACTACTTTGTGTGCTACTCTTCCATCTCTGCTTTTCTGGGAAATGCATCACAGACAAACTATGCTGCGGCCAACACATTCCTTGACACATTCTGTCAGTATCGACGCAAACTTGGGCTCCCTGGACAGTCTATCAATTGGGGAGCTCTGAACCTCGGCCTCCTCTTGGAAAATAAACATCTCCAAAGGTTTCTGGAGGCAAAagggatgatggtgttgaatGTGGCCGAAATTCATAAAAGTTTGGAACAGTGCCTTTTGATCAACAGACCACAACAGGCTGTGTGCaggtttcatttcaaaaacatcagATACAACATCATCTCTCAAAATGCTGCCTTGACCATACGTCTGTCCCCATTAGTAGAGGAGTTTTTCCAAAAATCAAATGAGATGAATTCACAAATCAAAGAAACAGAGTCA ACCATTGGTACTGACAAGAGTGAGCTTCATGACGAATTGCCTCTTTCATCCTTAGGCATTGACTCAATGCAGGCCATGACTCTGCAGAATCTCATCTTTCAAGAGAGAGGTGTGATTGTGCTTTTGGTGAAATTGTTGGATCCCAATGCCACGCTATCAACACTGATAGCAATGCTAAGTGAGGAAGCTACGAGCGTAATCTCCAGGCAGTCCATTCTAATTGAAGACATTGCTGTTTCAACAAGATTGTAA
- the LOC115378796 gene encoding retinol dehydrogenase 12-like — protein METLRSFFRRAWSSDARLDGKTVLITGANTGIGKETALDLAKRGARVIMACRDMEKAQVAMKEIIEGSGSENVVCMKLDLSDSKSIREFAEAINRDEAKLNILINNAGVMVCPYGKTADGFEMQIGVNHMGHFLLTYLLIDLIKRSTPARIINVSSMAHAWGSINLEDINSEKRYDKRAAYGQSKLANVLFTRSLAKRLEGTGVTVYSLHPGVVQTDLWRHLSGPEQFVMKIVSPFTKSSIQGAQTTIYCAVEPTLETESGGYYSDCAPASCSAAASDDNMAQKLWELSCQMLSISWD, from the exons ATGGAGACGTTAAG GAGTTTCTTCCGGAGAGCTTGGTCCTCCGATGCGAGGCTGGACGGCAAAACCGTGCTCATCACCGGTGCCAACACGGGCATCGGCAAGGAGACAGCGCTGGACCTGGCCAAGAGAG GGGCGCGGGTCATCATGGCATGCAGGGATATGGAGAAAGCACAGGTGGCAATGAAGGAAATCATCGAAGGCTCCGGAAGCGAAAATGTCGTTTGCATGAAGCTTGACTTGTCAGACAGCAAGTCAATCAGAGAATTTGCCGAAGCCATCAACAGAG ATGAAGCCAAACTCAACATCCTCATCAACAACGCTGGAGTGATGGTCTGCCCCTATGGGAAAACAGCAGACGGCTTTGAAATGCAGATCGGTGTCAATCACATGG GTCATTTCCTATTGACGTACCTGTTGATTGACCTGATCAAAAGATCAACGCCAGCCAGGATTATAAACGTGTCCTCCATGGCTCACGCCTGGGGATCCATAAACCTCGAAGACATCAACAGCGAGAAGAGGTATGACAAGAGGGCGGCCTACGGACAGAGCAAGCTCGCCAACGTTCTCTTCACTCGCTCGCTGGCCAAGAGACTGGAAG GTACAGGTGTGACAGTGTACTCCCTGCACCCCGGCGTTGTCCAGACGGACTTGTGGCGTCACCTGAGCGGCCCCGAGCAGTTTGTCATGAAGATCGTCAGCCCCTTCACCAAGAGCTCCATCCAGGGAGCCCAGACCACCATCTACTGCGCCGTGGAGCCGACTCTGGAGACAGAGAGCGGCGGATACTACAG CGACTGTGCGCCCGCCTCCTGCTCAGCGGCTGCTTCAGATGACAACATGGCGCAAAAGCTTTGGGAGCTAAGCTGCCAGATGCTGTCGATATCGTGGGACTGA